From the Lysobacter sp. FW306-1B-D06B genome, one window contains:
- a CDS encoding GIY-YIG nuclease family protein, which produces MERQPCVYLLASGRNGTLYLGVTSDPVKRIWQHREHVVEGFSDRYEVTRLVWYEAHETMESAITREKQIKKWRRQWKIELVEAGNPYWRDLWPEMTGAQSPIRHPRQSGDQAT; this is translated from the coding sequence ATGGAAAGGCAGCCTTGCGTTTATCTCCTGGCGAGTGGTCGAAACGGCACCTTGTACCTGGGCGTGACGAGCGATCCAGTCAAGCGCATCTGGCAGCACCGCGAGCATGTAGTCGAGGGGTTCAGTGATCGGTATGAAGTGACTCGTCTGGTCTGGTACGAAGCGCACGAGACGATGGAGTCGGCAATCACACGCGAGAAGCAGATCAAGAAGTGGCGGCGGCAATGGAAGATCGAGCTTGTCGAGGCGGGCAATCCCTATTGGCGTGACTTGTGGCCGGAGATGACAGGCGCGCAATCGCCTATTCGTCATCCTCGCCAAAGCGGCGATCAAGCGACCTGA
- a CDS encoding GspH/FimT family pseudopilin, with translation MHRRARGVSLLEMLLVIALIAAISVLALSAMSGGREGLQLRSQAKTVAAALRFTRTHAIATGQPQRFTLDPAKHAWTAPMGRSGDIPPNLRITFTGAREVQPRRSEGAIVFFPDGASTGGRVQLGARKAAWNIDVAWLTGEVKLKRAQVSQ, from the coding sequence ATGCATCGTCGGGCACGCGGCGTTTCCCTGCTGGAGATGCTGCTGGTGATCGCGCTGATCGCCGCGATCAGCGTGCTCGCCCTGTCGGCAATGAGCGGCGGACGCGAAGGCCTGCAACTGCGCTCGCAAGCCAAGACGGTGGCGGCGGCGTTGCGCTTCACACGCACGCACGCCATCGCCACCGGACAGCCGCAGCGGTTCACGCTGGATCCGGCCAAACACGCGTGGACCGCGCCGATGGGCCGCAGCGGCGACATTCCGCCAAACCTGCGCATCACCTTCACCGGCGCGCGCGAAGTCCAGCCCAGGCGCAGCGAAGGCGCGATCGTGTTCTTTCCCGACGGCGCCAGCACCGGCGGTCGCGTGCAACTGGGTGCGCGCAAGGCGGCATGGAACATCGACGTCGCCTGGCTGACCGGTGAAGTGAAGCTCAAGCGCGCGCAGGTGTCGCAATGA
- a CDS encoding type II secretion system F family protein produces the protein MPLYHYKALNPRGELLDGQMEAGTSAEVVARLQEQGHLPVEAKLASEASGASTWRTLFKPRPFAGARLVQFTQQLATLLGAGQPLDRALTILLELPEDEAARRTIGDVRDAVRGGSSLSAALERQHGTFSRLYVNMVRAGEAGGSLQETLARLADYLERTRALQGRVVNALIYPAILLVMVGGSLLFLFGYVVPQFGAMYESLDAELPLFTRIVLGIGLFVRDWWIVLLALPALALWWFDRKRRDPVFREAFDAWLLQRRFVGGLVAKAETARLARTLGTLVRNGVPLITALGIGRNVLGNRVLAADVEAAAQEVKNGIALSTALGRGKRFPRLALQMIQVGEESGALDAMLVKTAETFEQETSLALDRMLAALVPVVTIVLAAVVGIVVMAVLMPLYGLTNAIG, from the coding sequence ATGCCCCTCTACCACTACAAGGCGCTCAACCCGCGCGGCGAACTGCTCGACGGCCAGATGGAAGCCGGCACGAGCGCCGAAGTCGTCGCGCGATTGCAGGAGCAGGGGCATCTGCCGGTGGAGGCGAAACTCGCCAGCGAGGCGTCGGGTGCTTCGACGTGGCGCACGCTGTTCAAGCCCAGGCCCTTTGCGGGCGCACGCCTGGTGCAGTTCACCCAGCAGCTGGCGACATTGCTCGGCGCGGGCCAGCCGCTCGATCGCGCGCTGACGATCCTGCTCGAGTTGCCCGAAGACGAGGCCGCACGCCGCACCATCGGCGACGTGCGCGATGCCGTGCGCGGCGGCAGTTCGCTGTCTGCGGCGCTGGAACGCCAGCACGGCACGTTCTCGCGCCTGTACGTGAACATGGTGCGCGCGGGTGAAGCCGGCGGCAGCCTGCAGGAAACCCTCGCGCGCCTGGCCGATTACCTGGAACGCACGCGCGCCCTGCAAGGCAGGGTCGTCAACGCGCTGATCTATCCGGCGATCCTGCTGGTGATGGTTGGCGGCAGCCTGCTGTTCCTGTTCGGTTACGTGGTCCCGCAGTTCGGCGCGATGTACGAAAGCCTCGACGCCGAGCTGCCGCTGTTCACCCGCATCGTGCTCGGCATCGGCCTGTTCGTGCGCGACTGGTGGATCGTGCTGCTGGCATTGCCCGCGCTGGCGCTGTGGTGGTTTGACCGCAAGCGCCGCGATCCGGTATTCCGCGAAGCCTTCGATGCGTGGCTGTTGCAGCGACGCTTCGTCGGCGGCCTGGTGGCCAAGGCCGAGACCGCGCGCCTGGCGCGCACGCTCGGAACCTTGGTGCGCAACGGCGTGCCGCTGATCACCGCGCTGGGCATCGGCCGCAACGTGCTGGGCAACCGCGTGCTGGCGGCGGACGTGGAAGCGGCGGCGCAGGAAGTGAAGAACGGTATCGCGCTGTCCACCGCGCTCGGACGCGGCAAGCGCTTCCCTCGCCTGGCACTGCAGATGATCCAGGTGGGCGAGGAGTCCGGTGCGCTGGACGCGATGCTGGTGAAGACGGCCGAGACGTTCGAGCAGGAAACCTCGCTCGCGCTCGACCGCATGTTGGCGGCGCTAGTGCCGGTGGTGACGATCGTGCTGGCCGCGGTCGTCGGCATCGTCGTCATGGCCGTGCTGATGCCGCTGTATGGACTGACCAATGCGATAGGGTGA
- the gspE gene encoding type II secretion system ATPase GspE translates to MNAVAHDIAMASAAEERIVDALLARGRLKDADLVRARRLQDETGGSLLALLARLGLVSERDHAETCAEVLGLPLVSVKDAPELPPEGVTLSMRFMKQFAVCPVGESDSAVDVLMADPQDLYTLDALRLATGRDIRPAVALRSEIGDLVERWYGQGRSAMGAIVETAEGEGAGGDLDDVEHLRDLASEAPVIRLVNLIIQRAVELRASDIHIEPFENRLKVRYRIDGVLSEGESPPANLTAAVISRIKIMAKLNIAERRLPQDGRIMLRVQGKELDLRVSTVPTAHGESVVMRLLDRETVVFDFKRLGFTDAFLPQFQKVLDQPHGILLVTGPTGSGKTTTLYTALSKLNTPDVKIITVEDPVEYQIEGINQIQAKPQIGLDFSHALRSIVRQDPDIIMIGEMRDLETCRIAIQSALTGHLVLSTLHTNNAAGGITRLLDMGVEDYLLTSTVNGILAQRLVRRLEPTHARRYPASPEEIEKFNLRRYQPEGEIFLYHPMPSPLSTTGYHGRTTIMEFLVMNDELRRAVMRHAGMGEIEQIARQHGMRTMYEDGIAKALRGETTIEEVLRVTEDA, encoded by the coding sequence GTGAACGCAGTCGCCCACGACATCGCCATGGCCTCCGCCGCCGAGGAACGCATCGTCGATGCGCTGCTCGCCAGAGGACGCCTCAAGGACGCCGACCTCGTCCGCGCGCGCCGCCTGCAGGACGAGACGGGCGGCAGCCTGCTCGCATTGCTGGCGCGACTGGGCCTGGTGTCCGAGCGCGACCACGCCGAAACCTGCGCCGAGGTCCTTGGCCTGCCGCTGGTCAGCGTGAAGGACGCGCCGGAGCTGCCACCGGAAGGCGTCACGCTGTCCATGCGCTTCATGAAGCAGTTCGCCGTCTGTCCGGTCGGCGAGAGCGACAGCGCGGTCGACGTGCTCATGGCCGATCCGCAGGACCTCTACACGCTCGATGCCCTGCGCCTGGCCACCGGCCGCGACATCCGCCCGGCGGTGGCGCTGCGTTCGGAAATCGGTGACCTCGTCGAACGCTGGTACGGCCAGGGCCGCAGCGCGATGGGTGCCATCGTGGAAACGGCCGAAGGCGAGGGCGCCGGGGGCGACCTCGACGACGTGGAGCACCTGCGCGACCTCGCGTCCGAAGCGCCGGTGATCCGACTGGTGAACCTGATCATCCAGCGTGCCGTCGAGCTGCGCGCCTCCGACATCCACATCGAGCCGTTCGAGAATCGTCTGAAGGTGCGCTACCGCATCGACGGCGTGCTCAGCGAAGGCGAAAGCCCGCCGGCCAATCTCACCGCCGCCGTGATCAGCCGCATCAAGATCATGGCCAAGCTCAACATCGCCGAACGCCGCCTGCCGCAGGACGGCCGCATCATGCTGCGCGTGCAGGGCAAGGAACTGGACTTGCGCGTAAGCACCGTGCCGACCGCGCACGGCGAAAGCGTGGTGATGCGTTTGCTGGATCGCGAAACCGTCGTCTTCGATTTCAAGCGGCTGGGCTTCACCGACGCGTTCCTGCCGCAGTTCCAGAAAGTGCTGGACCAGCCGCACGGAATCCTGCTCGTCACCGGCCCGACCGGCTCGGGCAAGACGACCACGCTATACACCGCGCTGAGCAAGCTCAACACGCCGGACGTCAAGATCATCACCGTTGAAGATCCGGTGGAATACCAGATCGAAGGCATCAACCAGATACAGGCGAAACCGCAGATCGGGCTGGATTTCTCCCATGCGCTGCGCAGCATCGTGCGACAGGACCCCGACATCATCATGATCGGCGAAATGCGCGACCTGGAGACGTGCCGCATCGCGATCCAGTCCGCGCTGACCGGCCACCTGGTGCTGTCGACGCTGCACACCAACAACGCCGCCGGCGGTATCACGCGCCTGCTCGACATGGGCGTGGAGGATTACCTGCTCACCTCCACCGTCAACGGCATCCTCGCCCAGCGTCTGGTGCGCAGGCTGGAGCCGACGCATGCGCGGCGTTATCCGGCCTCGCCGGAAGAGATCGAGAAGTTCAACCTGCGCCGCTACCAGCCCGAAGGCGAGATCTTCCTGTACCACCCGATGCCGTCGCCGCTGTCGACGACCGGCTATCACGGTCGCACGACGATCATGGAATTCCTGGTGATGAACGACGAGCTGCGCCGCGCGGTGATGCGTCATGCGGGCATGGGCGAGATCGAGCAGATCGCGCGCCAGCACGGCATGCGCACGATGTACGAGGACGGCATCGCCAAGGCGCTGCGCGGGGAGACGACGATCGAGGAGGTTTTGCGCGTTACGGAGGATGCGTGA
- the gspG gene encoding type II secretion system major pseudopilin GspG gives MRNRRSLTRSPSSARQRGMSLIEIIIVIVLIGAVLAFVGSRVLGGKDRGDYNIAKAQVQTMAGKIESFQMDTGRLPTALDELVTQPSDVNGWLGPYAKPAELKDPWGHALEYRAPGESGPFDLVSLGKDGKPGGTSVDGDIKYE, from the coding sequence ATGCGCAATCGCCGCTCTTTGACCCGTTCGCCGTCGTCCGCCCGCCAGCGCGGCATGAGCCTGATCGAGATCATCATCGTGATCGTGCTGATCGGTGCGGTGCTGGCCTTCGTCGGCAGCCGCGTGCTCGGTGGCAAGGACCGTGGCGACTACAACATCGCCAAGGCGCAGGTGCAGACGATGGCGGGCAAAATCGAGTCGTTCCAGATGGACACCGGGCGCCTGCCGACCGCGCTGGATGAACTGGTCACCCAGCCCAGCGACGTCAACGGCTGGCTGGGTCCGTATGCCAAGCCGGCGGAATTGAAGGATCCGTGGGGCCACGCGCTGGAGTACCGCGCGCCGGGCGAGAGCGGACCGTTCGACCTGGTCAGCCTGGGCAAGGACGGCAAGCCCGGCGGCACCAGCGTCGACGGCGACATCAAGTACGAGTAA
- a CDS encoding prepilin-type N-terminal cleavage/methylation domain-containing protein: MRRAHGFTLIEVLIAMVLLVAGLALAFATLGAATRTATRGEAMADRSERMRAVEGFLRTRITGSRPVGFDFDQSRAVAVRFIGEPERMRFVADLPDYLGRGGPYLHDFTVEDDGDGVRMTLALNMVLAGKTVEERDARPPEVLVDGLREARFRYRALDEEGRLGEWLDKWEASEQLPLLVEVRMIDRNGAAWPPVVVALPLAPAFSSFAAPVQTQ, from the coding sequence ATGAGGCGCGCGCACGGCTTCACGCTCATCGAGGTGCTGATCGCGATGGTGCTGCTCGTGGCCGGTCTGGCGCTGGCGTTCGCCACGCTCGGCGCCGCCACGCGAACCGCGACGCGGGGCGAGGCGATGGCCGATCGCAGCGAGCGCATGCGCGCGGTCGAAGGTTTCCTGCGCACGCGCATCACCGGCTCGCGTCCGGTCGGTTTCGATTTCGACCAATCGCGCGCGGTGGCGGTGCGCTTCATCGGCGAGCCCGAGCGCATGCGTTTCGTCGCCGATCTGCCGGACTACCTCGGCCGCGGCGGCCCGTATCTGCACGACTTCACCGTCGAGGACGACGGCGACGGAGTCCGCATGACGCTGGCGTTGAACATGGTGCTGGCCGGCAAGACCGTGGAGGAACGCGACGCACGACCGCCGGAAGTGCTGGTCGATGGACTGCGTGAAGCGCGCTTCCGCTACCGCGCGCTGGACGAGGAAGGACGCCTGGGCGAGTGGCTCGACAAGTGGGAGGCAAGCGAACAACTGCCGCTGCTGGTCGAGGTCAGGATGATCGATCGCAACGGCGCCGCCTGGCCGCCGGTGGTGGTCGCGTTGCCGCTGGCGCCGGCCTTCAGCAGTTTCGCCGCGCCGGTGCAGACGCAATGA
- the gspM gene encoding type II secretion system protein GspM, whose protein sequence is MTLAHVPATPARRIGRDQWLALGLLFAALAMGYLVLVHPWWTVPMLDANERIASLQQRELRQRMQLQQAPQVQQRLTQVRAQQARTPGFLPESSAELATASLVQRLEAVVAQASPGNRSCQISNRSPLSEPRRERYARVVVQVRMRCGTPELASVLYALESGAPRLFVGNLNVLSSRGYFLPGNTQPTGDGGLDVSFDLYGYLRPAPTGTEATRAP, encoded by the coding sequence ATGACCCTCGCCCACGTGCCTGCCACACCCGCGCGCCGCATCGGCCGCGACCAATGGCTCGCACTGGGCCTGTTGTTCGCGGCGCTGGCGATGGGGTACCTGGTGCTCGTGCATCCGTGGTGGACGGTGCCGATGCTGGATGCGAACGAACGCATCGCCTCCCTGCAGCAGCGCGAACTGCGCCAGCGCATGCAGTTGCAGCAGGCGCCGCAGGTGCAGCAACGGCTGACGCAGGTGCGCGCGCAGCAGGCGCGCACGCCGGGTTTCCTGCCCGAGAGCAGCGCCGAACTGGCCACGGCCAGCCTCGTGCAGCGGCTGGAGGCGGTGGTCGCGCAGGCCAGTCCGGGCAATCGCAGCTGCCAGATCAGCAACCGTTCGCCGCTCAGCGAGCCCCGCCGCGAACGCTACGCGCGCGTGGTGGTGCAGGTGCGCATGCGCTGCGGCACGCCGGAACTGGCCAGCGTGCTCTACGCGCTGGAAAGCGGCGCACCGCGCCTGTTCGTCGGCAATCTCAACGTGCTGTCCTCGCGTGGTTACTTCCTGCCGGGCAACACCCAGCCCACCGGCGACGGCGGCCTGGACGTGTCGTTCGATCTCTACGGCTACCTGCGACCGGCACCGACCGGCACGGAGGCGACGCGTGCGCCTTGA
- a CDS encoding type II secretion system minor pseudopilin GspK has protein sequence MSRARTLVPVRGAASRGAALILVLWLIVLLTALIGGFALAARVEALQGRVLVRGLVASNASRAGLEYALTRIPLTDPRLQWKPDGRPYRWRFGDAQVEVKIVDENGKVDLNQAGHPLLSALVRKAGAEPQQAERIAAAIIDWRDSDPLTQPAGGAEDGDYEAAGRPYGAKDADFESVAELQQVLGMTPALYAKLEPDLTVFSGRAQPDPAYASAEVLDAMGMNGTDLVAQRRGPGGGLPVDGALPGANMVGAGSGTYSIDSRARLPDGRQSLLRAVVRTGGGGLPGMAYVPLRWEEGASPR, from the coding sequence ATGAGTCGCGCGCGTACCCTGGTTCCCGTGCGTGGCGCCGCGTCGCGCGGTGCGGCGCTCATCCTGGTGCTGTGGCTGATCGTGCTGCTGACGGCGCTGATCGGCGGCTTCGCCCTCGCCGCGCGCGTGGAGGCCTTGCAGGGGCGCGTGCTGGTGCGCGGGCTGGTCGCGTCCAACGCCTCGCGCGCCGGGCTCGAATACGCGCTGACCCGCATTCCGCTCACCGATCCGCGCCTGCAATGGAAGCCCGACGGACGCCCCTACCGCTGGCGTTTCGGCGATGCGCAGGTGGAAGTGAAGATCGTCGACGAGAACGGCAAGGTCGATCTCAACCAGGCCGGGCATCCCCTGCTGTCGGCGCTGGTCCGCAAGGCCGGAGCCGAGCCGCAGCAGGCCGAGCGAATCGCTGCGGCGATCATCGACTGGCGCGACTCCGATCCGCTCACCCAGCCCGCAGGTGGCGCCGAGGACGGCGATTACGAAGCCGCCGGCCGGCCCTACGGGGCCAAGGATGCCGACTTCGAGAGCGTGGCCGAACTCCAGCAGGTGCTGGGCATGACGCCGGCGCTGTACGCGAAGCTGGAGCCGGACCTCACCGTCTTCAGTGGCCGTGCCCAGCCCGACCCGGCGTATGCCTCGGCGGAGGTGCTCGACGCGATGGGGATGAACGGCACCGACCTGGTTGCCCAGCGGCGAGGGCCGGGCGGTGGCCTTCCCGTGGACGGAGCCCTGCCAGGTGCGAACATGGTCGGCGCCGGCAGCGGCACCTATAGTATCGACAGCCGCGCACGGCTTCCGGATGGTCGGCAGTCGCTGCTGCGAGCGGTGGTTCGCACGGGCGGAGGGGGCCTGCCTGGCATGGCGTATGTGCCGTTGCGCTGGGAGGAGGGAGCATCACCGCGATGA
- the gspD gene encoding type II secretion system secretin GspD, with amino-acid sequence MKHRPITPRPLCSKARACATQALAAATIASLLASCATAPVPSVRRDGVPGPQPGNTAAAPGAQEPLPQSTVGGDARPQIRRGTGQVINRSAATAPPPNLGGTTGSATFNFEGESLHAVVKAILGDMLGQNYVIAPGVQGTVTLATPKPVSPAEALNLLEMVLGWNNARLVYSGGRYNIVPSDQALAGNVAARTGAANTARGFEVRTVPLKFVSATEMEKILKPYARPNAIVNVDNSRNVITVGGSRAELENYLRTIEVFDVDWLAGMSVGVFPLQSGKATKVVADLEKVFGEQSKSPVAGMFRFMPLEGANAVLVITSQANYLDDIQQWLDRIDSAGGSVQLYSYELKYIKAKDLADRLSDVFGSGRSGRGDNGGGPPSLMPGLESVELKDTDGGSSATLGGNYDSGSDTGIGGSSGTGGSGGSLSLNGRQAGNTSLTLDVNGDRVGVSAVEETNSIIVRSSPSAWKSIRDVIERLDVMPMQVHIEAQVVEVQLKGELEYGVNWYFERAVTDAGLPDAVGRTTWSTLAGSVQSATGNPAGLAWTFLGRNAAAVISALDAVTDLQLLQTPSVMVRNNAEATLNVGSRIPISSVTVNPGVGVDNSYSQVQYLDTGTILKVRPRVAKDGVVFLDIVQEVSSPGAPDTADPNGNVRIDTRKLKTEAVVQSGDTVMLAGLISDGVERGASGFPGLSRIPVIGALFGAQRSSKTRNEVIVLLTPTIVRNPQEARDLTDEYGRRFRAMEPLQRKPRRPGQQ; translated from the coding sequence ATGAAGCACCGCCCGATAACACCACGTCCCCTCTGCTCCAAGGCCAGAGCGTGCGCCACGCAGGCACTGGCTGCGGCCACCATCGCCAGCCTGCTGGCCTCGTGCGCGACCGCGCCGGTGCCCAGCGTGCGACGCGACGGCGTGCCCGGACCGCAGCCCGGCAACACCGCCGCCGCACCGGGCGCGCAGGAACCGCTGCCGCAGTCGACCGTGGGCGGCGATGCGCGTCCGCAGATCCGTCGGGGCACGGGGCAGGTCATCAACCGCAGCGCCGCGACCGCACCGCCGCCGAACCTGGGCGGCACCACCGGCTCGGCCACGTTCAATTTCGAAGGCGAATCGCTGCACGCCGTGGTCAAGGCGATCCTGGGCGACATGCTCGGCCAGAACTACGTGATCGCGCCGGGCGTGCAGGGCACGGTGACGCTGGCCACGCCCAAGCCGGTAAGCCCGGCCGAAGCGCTGAACCTGCTGGAGATGGTGCTGGGCTGGAACAACGCGCGCCTGGTCTACAGCGGTGGCCGCTACAACATCGTGCCTTCCGACCAGGCGCTGGCCGGCAACGTCGCCGCACGCACCGGCGCGGCCAACACCGCGCGCGGTTTCGAAGTGCGCACCGTGCCGCTGAAGTTCGTCTCGGCGACGGAGATGGAGAAGATCCTCAAGCCGTACGCGCGACCCAACGCGATAGTGAACGTCGACAACTCGCGCAACGTCATCACCGTCGGCGGCAGCCGCGCCGAACTCGAAAACTACCTGCGCACCATCGAAGTGTTCGACGTGGACTGGCTCGCCGGCATGTCGGTGGGCGTGTTCCCGTTGCAGTCGGGCAAGGCGACCAAGGTCGTGGCCGACCTGGAGAAGGTCTTCGGCGAGCAGAGCAAGTCGCCGGTCGCGGGCATGTTCCGCTTCATGCCGCTGGAAGGCGCCAACGCCGTGCTGGTCATCACCTCGCAGGCGAACTACCTGGACGACATCCAGCAGTGGCTGGACCGCATCGACAGCGCGGGTGGCAGCGTGCAGCTGTACTCGTACGAGCTGAAGTACATCAAGGCGAAGGACCTCGCCGACCGGCTGTCGGACGTGTTCGGTTCCGGGCGCTCCGGGCGAGGCGACAACGGCGGCGGCCCTCCGTCGCTGATGCCGGGCCTGGAATCGGTGGAACTGAAGGACACCGACGGCGGCAGCTCCGCGACGCTGGGAGGCAATTACGATTCGGGCAGCGACACGGGCATCGGCGGCAGCTCGGGCACAGGCGGTTCGGGCGGTTCCCTTTCGCTCAACGGCCGGCAGGCCGGCAACACCAGCCTCACGCTCGACGTCAACGGCGATCGCGTCGGCGTGTCTGCGGTGGAGGAAACCAACTCGATCATCGTCCGCTCCAGCCCTTCGGCGTGGAAGTCGATCCGCGACGTGATCGAGCGCCTGGACGTGATGCCGATGCAGGTGCACATCGAGGCGCAGGTGGTCGAAGTCCAGCTCAAGGGCGAGCTCGAGTACGGCGTCAACTGGTACTTCGAGCGCGCGGTCACCGACGCCGGCCTCCCCGATGCCGTCGGTCGCACCACGTGGAGCACGCTGGCCGGCAGCGTCCAGTCCGCCACCGGCAACCCCGCCGGCCTGGCCTGGACCTTCCTCGGGCGCAACGCGGCGGCCGTCATCAGCGCGCTGGACGCGGTCACCGACCTGCAACTGCTGCAGACGCCGTCGGTGATGGTGCGCAACAACGCGGAGGCCACGCTGAATGTCGGCAGCCGCATCCCGATCTCCTCGGTCACGGTCAATCCCGGCGTCGGCGTCGACAACTCTTACAGCCAGGTGCAGTACCTGGATACCGGCACGATCCTCAAGGTGCGTCCGCGCGTGGCGAAGGACGGCGTCGTGTTCCTCGACATCGTCCAGGAGGTCAGCTCGCCCGGTGCGCCGGACACGGCCGATCCCAATGGCAACGTGCGCATCGACACGCGCAAGCTCAAGACCGAAGCGGTCGTGCAGAGTGGCGATACCGTGATGCTCGCCGGCCTGATCAGCGACGGTGTGGAGCGTGGCGCGTCCGGCTTCCCGGGACTGAGCCGCATCCCCGTGATCGGCGCCCTGTTCGGAGCGCAGCGTTCGAGCAAGACGCGCAACGAAGTCATCGTCCTGCTCACGCCGACCATCGTCCGCAACCCGCAGGAAGCGCGCGATCTCACCGACGAGTACGGGCGTCGTTTCCGCGCGATGGAACCCCTGCAGCGCAAGCCGCGACGGCCAGGCCAGCAGTGA
- a CDS encoding PilN domain-containing protein, translating to MNARSESRPGNRPAADWAQDTLRRLGARLAPGAGGFVHWWAHNLAAWLPARVRRVLGFDRGRLLLQLQGDGVQLRLQQGGDLRDLGTVPQLGLPDDNAIVAPVDPLATLLPARLTDLPRWLLLPAATGLRRRLSLPAAAGERLRDVVGFEIDRQTPFTVETVAYDARVLARRDGDGLIDAELVVVPRQRLDAPLAALGPLARSLAGVDLCAENGTPLGVNLLDPAQRRRHGDAFRFWNLALAAVAVVAAAATMWQLLENRRAAADELQQRIASQAAAARSAAAQRQALIDLIEGQAFLDRERAQRPTAVEVMDELTRRLPDTTYLEKLAIEDNNLLMIGLSREAPSLIQRLQESKLWRAPSLTGALMPDPASGRDRFTLTAELGPATPAAASRAQTPPPSTEDADGG from the coding sequence ATGAACGCAAGGAGCGAAAGCCGGCCTGGAAACCGGCCTGCCGCCGACTGGGCGCAGGACACGCTGCGCCGCCTCGGCGCGCGGCTGGCGCCCGGCGCGGGCGGGTTCGTCCACTGGTGGGCGCACAACCTCGCCGCATGGCTGCCGGCGCGGGTGCGGCGCGTGCTCGGCTTCGACCGGGGCCGCCTGCTGCTGCAACTGCAAGGCGATGGCGTGCAGCTTCGCCTGCAACAAGGCGGCGACCTGCGCGACCTGGGCACCGTGCCGCAACTGGGCCTGCCCGACGACAACGCCATCGTCGCCCCGGTCGATCCGCTGGCGACCCTGCTGCCCGCGCGCCTGACCGACCTGCCGCGCTGGCTGCTCCTGCCGGCCGCGACCGGCCTGCGCCGTCGCCTGTCGTTGCCCGCCGCCGCGGGCGAGCGACTGCGCGACGTGGTGGGCTTCGAGATCGACCGGCAGACGCCCTTCACCGTCGAGACCGTCGCCTACGACGCACGCGTGCTGGCACGCCGCGATGGCGATGGCCTGATCGACGCCGAACTGGTGGTCGTGCCGCGCCAGCGCCTGGACGCGCCACTGGCCGCGCTCGGCCCGCTCGCGCGCTCGCTGGCGGGCGTGGACCTGTGCGCCGAGAACGGCACGCCGCTGGGCGTCAACCTGCTCGATCCCGCGCAGCGCCGCCGCCATGGCGACGCGTTCCGCTTCTGGAATCTCGCACTCGCCGCGGTGGCGGTGGTCGCCGCTGCGGCGACGATGTGGCAGTTGCTGGAGAACCGCCGTGCCGCCGCGGACGAACTCCAGCAGCGCATCGCCAGCCAGGCCGCCGCCGCACGCAGCGCCGCCGCGCAGCGGCAGGCATTGATCGACCTGATCGAAGGCCAGGCCTTCCTCGACCGCGAACGCGCGCAGCGTCCGACTGCGGTGGAGGTGATGGACGAACTCACCCGTCGTCTGCCCGACACCACGTACCTGGAAAAGCTGGCCATCGAGGACAACAACCTGCTGATGATCGGCCTCAGCCGCGAAGCGCCGTCGCTGATCCAGCGCCTGCAGGAATCCAAGCTGTGGCGCGCCCCTTCGCTCACCGGCGCGCTGATGCCCGATCCGGCCAGCGGCCGGGATCGCTTCACCCTGACCGCGGAGCTCGGCCCCGCCACGCCCGCCGCCGCTTCGCGCGCCCAAACCCCGCCGCCATCGACGGAGGACGCCGATGGCGGCTGA
- a CDS encoding prepilin-type N-terminal cleavage/methylation domain-containing protein, which yields MRRAQRGYTLLEVIVAFALLAMALTLLLGILSGAARQVRVSSDAGRAALYAQSLMDQVGVGERIAAGQRDGEFEQGRYRWQLRVSPWRDAAVAASNQPMAMAAPELFEITLAMQWGDGPNQRLQLRTLRIAAAGSGGSLP from the coding sequence ATGAGACGCGCCCAACGCGGTTACACGTTGCTGGAAGTGATCGTCGCCTTCGCCCTGCTGGCGATGGCGCTGACGTTGTTGCTGGGCATTCTCTCGGGCGCGGCGCGGCAGGTGCGCGTGTCGAGCGATGCAGGACGCGCGGCGTTGTATGCGCAGTCGCTGATGGACCAGGTCGGCGTGGGCGAACGCATCGCCGCCGGCCAGCGCGACGGCGAATTCGAGCAAGGCCGCTACCGCTGGCAGTTGCGTGTGTCGCCCTGGCGCGATGCCGCCGTGGCCGCGAGTAACCAACCGATGGCGATGGCCGCGCCGGAACTGTTCGAGATCACCCTGGCGATGCAGTGGGGAGACGGCCCGAACCAGCGCCTGCAACTGCGCACGCTGCGCATCGCCGCGGCCGGCAGCGGGGGCTCGCTGCCATGA